Proteins encoded in a region of the Lepidochelys kempii isolate rLepKem1 chromosome 24, rLepKem1.hap2, whole genome shotgun sequence genome:
- the LOC140902983 gene encoding phospholipase A2 inhibitor and Ly6/PLAUR domain-containing protein-like: protein MAPAFGLSTFLVLKFLISIPPPSLLGHQILPHCSAHCSKHPGTMWVALPLCLLSVLLATGSALQCEVCASREQSCSGPLQPCAPSEGTCITVVAEIRLEGNSFSYTGKSCLEPKNCEPGPFSLTYVHNVTMRANIACCDTDGCNAGAIPVPTVSSVPNGRQCPSYLRGGPHLWNGKGVLACTGTEDHCVVESGILRLGKIKLRNTAAGCGSPGACVKTALVKKYAQGVPEMLSEAECYPAPKASGGIGEP from the exons ATGGCCCCTGCCTTTGGACTCAGCACTTTCCTGGTGCTAAAGTTCCTGATTAGCATCCCTCCACCGTCTCTGCTGGGtca ccagatCCTTCCTCACTGTTCTGCTCACTGCAGCAAACACCCGGGCACCatgtgggtggctctgcccctctgcctgctgtccgTTCTCCTGGCCACAG ggagcgctctgcaatgcgaggtgtgtgcgtccagagagcaatcatgctccggccccctgcagccctgcgccccctcggaAGGGACCTGCATCACCGTTGTGGCAGAGAtcaggctgg aggGAAACTCCTTCTCCTACACGGGTAAATCGTGCCTGGAGCCCAAGAACTGTGAGCCCGGCCCCTTCTCGCTGACCTACGTGCACAATGTCACCATGCGGGCGAACATCGCCTGCTGTGACACCGACGGCTGCAACgccggggccatcccag tgccaacTGTGAGCTCCGTCCCTAACGGCCGGCAGTGCCCGTCGTACCTCAGAGGGGGGCCACATCTCTGGAACGGGAAGGGGGTCTTGGCCTGCACCGGCACCGAGGACCATTGTGTTGTGGAATCTGGGATATTAAGACTGG GTAAAATCAAACTGAGGAATACTGCAGCTGGATGTGGCTCCCCTGGCGCCTGCGTGAAGACAGCGTTGGTGAAGAAATACGCCCAGGGCGTGCCGGAGATGCTGAGCGAGGCCGAGTGCTACCCAGCTCCAAAGGCCAGTGGAGGCAtcggggagccctga